The segment CCATTCAAAAAGAATATGACTTCCAACAATTCCTGTTCCACCTGTTAATAGACAATTCATAAGTATTTTTAGATTCTATATTTACAACGCGAAGTTAGGGCTATCTAATTTCATAAAATATTTTTAGTATAAAAAAAGTAAGCGCCGTTTTTTACAAAACGACGACTTACCAAGTAAACTAATAAAACCAAGTATTAGTACTAATATTAGAAGTTAGCTTTCTAATAATTTACAGTTTTTTAATGTTTTTAATGAAGACTAATTACTTTAGTCATTTTCCAATTTTTATTTTCTTTTTTCCAAACTACAATAAACTTACTAGGCTTAGATTTTGCATTAGGTTCTTCCTTATTGTAAAATTTATGATACCCTATTTGTATTGCTCCATAGTCTTTTATAGGATATACTTCTACACTTCCATTAATTAATGTTCTTGTAACTTTATTACAAATGTTGTCTTTTAAAGATTTTAAAAGGGCTGTTTTATCATTAGCGAAACCACCTTTGTCATGAAAGAATTCAATTTTTTCATCATAAAGATGAGCTTGTGTTTTCATGTCACAATTATTATAAGCTGCAAAATAAATACTATCCATTTTTATAATTTCATTGTGCAGTTCTAAATTTGGAGCTTTATATTTTTGTATTTCATTTACCTGCGCATTCATTATAAGAGAAAACAAAAACATTAAAATTGCTAAAAGAATTTTTATAAGTATAGCGTCTTTAAAAGGCGCGAAGAATGAATTCATATTTTGGATCGTTTGTGTTGATTTAATTCAGAACTTACTTTGCAGAAACACTTCCTCCAGAATTAGATTTCTTATTAATTTCTTTCGGGTTTCCCATAAAATCGATATCTCCACCACTTGTAGCTTTAGCTTCAAGTCTTTCTGAAGCATAAATGTTTATATCTGCACCACTTGTAGCTTTTGCAATTGCATTTCTACTTTTTAATTCATAAGCATCAATAGAACTACCACTTGTTGCACTTGAAGCATGATTTACTGCAATTCCAGAAATTCTTATACCAGCACCACTTGTAGCACTTGTTTCAATACTTTGCGCATCTATAGAAACTCTAATATCTGCACCACTTGTTGCGCTAATAGAAATTTCAGCTGTTTTAATAATATCCTGTCCATAAATATCACTTCCACTTGTAGCTTTTAAAGACGTTAGTGTTTTTACGGTTACATAAATTTTTCTAGATTTTGCTTTCCAAATACCTTTTTCCGAATAAATTTTTAAAATCCCATTTTCAACTTCAGTAATAATAATATCGTGTAAGTTTTCATCAGCTTCTACCGTAATTGTGTTTTTAGAACCCTGACTTATATACAAGTCTAAACCTGTACTTATCTTTACACCAGTAAAATTATCTGTTGCTTTTCTATCTTGACTTATTACGTTTCTGTTACCTGTTACTTTGTTAAACATATCTACAGCACAAGAGCTGAAAATTGTTGTTATAAATAGAATTGCTATTAGTTTTGTAATTGAATTTTTCATGATGTTTGGTTTTTTTAGATGTTAAAAGTCTTATAATAGACGCTTAAAATCTAAGTAAGGTTACTCAATTGTTGTTTTTTTTGGTTGAATTGTATTAAATTGTTTCTTTACCAATTTCATCTTCATCAAAATCATCTTCTATACAATCTGTGCATTTCAGGGTTTTATCTGTCATTTTAAAATGATGATTTGCCATGTCTTTATCATAAATATCTCCTTTGTTATCTACATGATATAGGAAGTTTTTTATCGAATTATCAAAGTATACTGTTCTGTTTTCTGGAAGATAAAAAGTGACTTTAATCTCTTCATCTTTCCACATATTTTTATATGCTGATAAAAAGAAAGCATCTAAAACAATTGTATTGTCAATAATTTCATATGTATACTCAATTTGTTGTGCATTTTTGTTCGCTTTTCCTTTGCTTTTTCCACGAGATTCTTTCTGAATTACAAAATAAGTATCATCAGAATTACTCTTCTTTACATCAACTTTTACGTTGTTTGTATAGACTTTTTTATGGTCTCCAATTTCAATCTCTTGTTTGTGAGAGCTTCTTCTTAAGTTATGTTGATAATAAATGGTATCATCATTTACCATTTTTAAGGTAATCGTATCATTTTGAGAAAGTGTTATTGTACTTTTTTCTATAGATTTACCATAATTAGCATGAGATGTTCCAAACTCTATACCTGTAAAAATTAATCCTAATAAAGCAACAATCCAAATTCCTAAAAGTGTTAATGAAGTGGCTTTTGTAAATTGTTTAACATTGCTAGAAAGTATTCTTAAACCTAATACAAGTAAGATTAAAAACGGAATTCCTATTAATGTGAAACTAAACAATGTTAATAGCCATTTTGGTAAAACTGAATCATAGAAAAATGGTGGATATTGTAAAAACTCTCCATCAACATTTAACCATTCTAAACTTCCTATAGAAAACCCTCCAATAATTAGAGATAAAATAACTGCTGCTGCAACAAAGACTAAAATTATTCCGATAAATTTTCCAATCACTTTAAAGAAGACAAGAATAATACTACCTATAGTGTTTAGAAAATCTTCTAAGCCGTTATTTTTTTTTGTCTTTCCCTTGCTAAAAGTCTGACTTATTTTTTCTGAAAACTCACTAGCGCCACCTTTTATTTTTTCTGATGCTTGGTTGGCAACGGTTCTTACATTTTCTGATACATTGCTAAACTCTTCACGAATTTTCTTTTCAATATTATCAATATTTACAGGTTCTCCTTCCATTTGTAATTTCTCGGCAGTTGTTTTTGCCTCAGGAAGCAAAACCCAAAGAATAATATATATTAATGGAGAAACCCCACTAAATAGTAAAATGATAAAAGCTAAACGTACCCAAATTACATCGATGTTAAAATAATGTCCAATTCCAGATGCAACACCACCTAAAAATTTATCATCACCATCTCTAAATAATTTTTTTCCAGAAGTACTATTTCTTTTGTAAGAATAGCTAGATTCATTATAAGGTTCTTCTGCTCCTGCATAATCTTCTGGTTGCCCCATAATTTTGATGATTTCATCAATATCACCTTCATTTACAACTTGTCTAGCATCTGTAATTTTTTCTGATAAAAGTTCACTAATACGTGCTTCAATGTCTGCAATGATTTCGTTTTTTCCTTGAGGATCATCACTTAATGATCTAGAAATAGATTCTAGATACCTTTTTAGTTTCTGATAGGCAATTTCATCTATATGGAAGAAAAATCCGCCTAAATTTATGTTTATTGTCTTATTCATTTGTAGTTGGTTTTTTACTAATTACTTGGTTTACTGAGTTTATTAAATTGCCCCATGTTTTATCTAACTCTTTTAAAAATAGGCCTCCGTTTTCTGTTAAAACATAATATTTTCTTGGTGGTCCAGAAGTTGATTCTTCCCATCTATAGGTTAATAAACCCGCATTTTTTAAACGAGTTAATAACGGATATATGGTTCCTTCAACCACAATCATTTCTGCACTTTTTAGCGTTGAAAGAATTTCAGAAGTATATGCATCTCCATGTTTTAATATGGATAAAATACAATACTCTAAAACACCTTTTCGCATTTGTGCTTTTGTGTTTTCTATCTTCATGTAAAGTGGTTTATATTGTTATTTTATAAATTTTATAGTAAAAGGATATTTGTAATTCTCTCCTTCTTTTGCTTTTAAAGCGGCAATAATTATTAATGCTATTTTTATAAGTCCTACAATTCCTGCAATTGAAGCTAAGCCAACAAAACCAAATATGTTTCCAGAATTAAAATTGATGTTAATGTGATTAAAGTTGTCGAAATTATCGAAGTTTCTAAAAATTGAACCTACAAAAAAAGGAACAACAGATAGGGTAAGAATAAAAATATATAGCGAGTAACTAATGTTAAAGTTTACAGCTTCTTTGCCTTGTTTATCTAAAAAAGGACTTCTATCCTTTAAAGTTTGCCATGCAATTAAAGGTGTAATAATATTACCAAATGGAAATAGAAACCCTGCAAATGCAGAAATATGTATTAAAAATGCGTTGGTGTTTTCGTTGTTTTGTTTCATGATGTTATAAATATATAATACTATCTTATGCAAATATATATCTTTAAGAAGGTATTATGCAATACATAGTACTGTATTTAACGTTTTTTTAACATTTTAAATTTTATCTATTTTGAATTAAAAGCTTGATAGTAGTTGGTTTTGTTGAGTCTTAATATATTTTAGCTATCTTGTGAGCCGCTATTTTAATTCTCAATCAAAACTTATTTAACAATTATAAAACTCAAAAATGATATTTACTCCAGGTAAAATTAATTTTTTTAATGCTATAAAATTGCCTTTGGCCTTTTTAGGTGGCGTAAGAGTAAAATCTATTTCAGATACAGAAGTAGTGGTTTCTATAAAACATAGATGGATGAATCAAAATCCGTTTAATAGTATGTTTTGGGCAGCTCAAGGAATGGCGGCAGAAATGCCAACTGGAGTTTTAGTTATGAAAGCAATAAAAGATTCTAAGAGTAAAGTTTCTATGTTAGTTACGCATCAAGAAGCAGATTTTTTTAAAAAGGCTACAGGCAGCATTCTTTTTTCTTGTAAAGGAGGAAATCAAATTAGAGAAGCAATTCAAAAATCTATAAAAACAGGAGAAGGACAAGTTATTGTGTTAACTTCAGAAGGAAAAAATAAAGAAGGTGTTGTTGTTTCTAGATTTCAATTTCATTGGAGTTTGAGAGTGAAGCAATAAATTATTTATTCTTTTTGTATAGTTCAGGTCTTTCTTCATTATAATCGCAATCTTGAAAAATACCGCAAGACACATTTGTGCGTACTAACGATTTTGTAATTTCAATTTGTTTATAAAAAGCTTCTATCTCTGGACTTAAATATTTCATTGTTATTTATTTATTTATTAGAAGTAATTTCAAAAATAAGCAAAATAATTAAAGGCTAATTTAGTTTTACTGATTCACTTCTTAAAAATTACAAAGAAGAATTATTGTATTAAAAAATAGTTAAATCTATAGATGATACTACTTTATATTGTTTGAATTCCTATGATACGTGTTTGTACTTAATTTATTGATAACTTCTTTGGCTTTATTATTAAAAGAAATACAAATTTCTGCACAATCATTACAATATCATATTGCAGAGATTGAAGAACACCTTTAAAAGGAATAGATTTTATTCTTATAATAGCGTTTATTTAGGTTTTAATAGATATAAAAAACAAGAAAGAGGAAGCCTATTTGCTTTCTCTTTCTTGCATTTTAATAATTTCGTAATACTATGACCTCTGTTATTTTAGGTCGTTAGGTATAAATATAAAATATGTTTTTCTATTTTCTTTATGATCCTTATCACTGCACTTTACGCCATCTATACAGTCATTCTTTATCTCTTGTTCACCAAAACCTTTTATTTCAATTCTATCAGAATTTACCTTTTCAGATTTTAGATATTCTTTTACCGATTCAGCACGTTTAATAGAAAGCGTGTCATTATATGCAGTTCTTCCTCTAGCATCTGCATGTGATTCTAATTTAACTTTGTCTTCTGGGTACTTCTTTAAATAATCAGTAACAAGCTTTAATAGTTTTTTTGCTGGTTCGGTAATAGTTGTATCATCATACTCAAAAGTGATAGGTCCTATTTTTATCAAATGAAAATCTTTAGAAACTGGAGTAAGATCGTCTTTGTTTGTTAAATTAACAGTGTCTAAAGTACCATCATATCCTTTTTTATCTACTTTAAAAACATAATCACTGCCTATTGGTAATTCAATGGAGTATTTCCCTTGCTTATTGGATGCTATAGTATCTATTATTTTTCCTTCTTTTTTTGATATGGTAATAGTTGCTTTAGGTATCGTAATAGATGTCTTCTGTATCTTAATAGAATCTATTATTTTTTGTAAAATGAAACCGGATACCTTTACTTGTTTAATTTTTTTATATTCTGTGAAAGAATAAATATCATCACTTCCTTTTCCGCCTTTTCTATTAGAGGAAATATATCCTCTTTTTTTCTGTTTATCCTGATCCTGCTGTGGAACTATTTTATAATCAAAGTCGTCTGCAGAAGAGTTTATAGAGTCATTTAAACGCAAAGGATACTCAAATTTATTGTTTTTAATTCCTGAAGAATACACATCTAGCCCCCCTTTTCCAATAAATAAATCCGATGAAAAATATAAGCGGTTATCAAAGGTACTTGGAAACATTTCATTGGCAAAACTATTCACTTTTTCACCTAAATTTACAGGGTCAGAAATAAAGCCTTCTTTGTTCATTAGGATATAATAAATATCAGTACCGCCAAATCCTCCTGGCATATCTGAGGTAAAATACAAGCGTTTTGTTTTTTTATCAAAAAAGGGGTGCCCATAAGAATAGCCGTCCGTTTTTTCTGGATAATAATTTACTTTTTTTAGTTGTTTATTTGCATCTAAAAAACCAAACACAATTCTAAAATTGCTTTTAGAGTTTTTAAATTTTAGTTTATTTTTTTCTTTGTGTGATTGTGTATAAAAAAAACGATTGTATAAAGAGTCATAAAAAGGAGAAGAGGTATGCATCATAGAACTTTTTGTATATTTGTCTAGAGTCAAAGTATCAATACTGTTGTCGTTTTTTAATTTCGCTTTGTAAATATTTATAAAGGGTTGTTTAATCTTTTTATAAATATAATTATAGCTCTTGTCTTCTCTGGAAGAGCTGAACATTACTGTAGAGTCAGGAAGAATAGCAACCCCAAAATCAGATTTTTTAGAGTTAATATCTAAATTTTTTATTTCATACGAAGTGATTGTTTTAGAGAATGGGTTTTCTTTTGTTCGTTCTTCTTTTATAAAATCATATCTTTTGGTTACTTCTTGTGAAAGGATGCTTGATATTGTGTTTATTACGGATGTAATAGAGTCTTCATCGGAATTAGATAACTTTAAAGATTGTAAATAATTATTGTATGCTGGTAAACGTAAACTTAAAGTGTTTCCATTGCTTATACAAGACATATACCCTTTAGCGGCATTGTTATAATCTCTTATTTTGTAATAACTATTTGCTAGGTTTAACAGTTGTTTACTGGTTAGTTGTTTTTCCGTTGAAATGGCATTGTATTTCTCTATGGCTTCAGTATAATTTTTCTGTTTATACGCTTTAGCCGCTCTTACTTCTATTCTTGTTTGTGATTGAATTACAAACGAAAAGCTTAATAAGACAAACATTAGTTTTAGGTTTCTTTTCATATTTTTTTTTTTAATAAAATCTTGGAGATTTAATGGTTCTAATCTTATTAGGAATTGTAAATTTTAGCATAATCTCATTAGAACCTTTATTAGAGCTAGACAAACCACTAATGGTACTGTCATATGAGTAGCCTAAGTAAAAAGAATCTGTTAATTTTATTCCAAACATACCCGTTATAATTTTAGAAGTTCTGTAGGAAAGACCAATGGTTATTTTGTTGTTAATTAACATGTTGGCTGAGTAGTCCATAACAAAAGGAAGATTTGGGGTTACTCTTGCTAAAACGGCTGGTTTAAATTTTAGATTGTCATTAAGGTTAAATATATATCCTCCCAGTATAAATAACTGTAAATTTGCACGATCTATTAATGTATTGTTTTGTGCTGAGTAATAACTATTTTTTAAGAAATTAGGTATAGATACTCCAACATACCAATTTTCTGCATAGGTCATAACACCAAAACCTAAACTTGGGTCAAAGTCATTCCTATTATTTAAGAATGGATCACTGGGATTTAATACATTTCCATCGTTATAGTTTGTATTTAAAAAAGAGCCTCCAGCGCTTGCACCAAATGAAGTGTAAATTGTTGAAGATAACTGAATCTCATAAGCGAAATCTGCGGAAAACGAAGTTTGTCTTGTTGCACCTATTTCATCACGTATAATATTTAACCCTACGCCTAATTTGTTCATTGACGGGAAAATTGCAGAGAAAGAATAGGTGTTTGGAGCACCTTCAAAGCCTGCCCATTGCGCTCTTCCTAGTGCTGTGAAAGTAACATCTTCTTGCGTATTAATATAAGCAGGATTATAAGTTAATGTGTTGTTTATATACTGCGTGTATTGAGGTTCGCGTTGTGCATTTATTTGGTGTATACTAATTATTAAAAGTAATAGTAAAAGGTGTTTGCTATAGCTATTTATTTTTCTAATCATTATCTTCTTATTTGGATATAACTTTTTATATTTTCAGTACTACCGTCATTAAATTTTATTACAAAGAAATAAGTTCCATTAGGAAGCTTTTGCCCTGTACCTATTAATTTACTAGTTTGATTTGCAACTCCATTCCAATCATTATTATAATTTTTCTTTTTATAAACAATGGAACCATATCTATCATATATTTCGATATCAGCGCCAATATACGTGTCAATACAAGATATAACGAAGTTATCATTCATTCCATCTCCATTAGGTGTTATAATATTGTAGATTTCTAGACATGAAGGAGTTACTAGTGCCTCTGCAGTGTTATTTGAGGTGTCTGCATCTATTGGTGTAGACTTAATAATACTTGCCGTATTTAAATAATCTCCATGGGTGTTTACTTTCACTGTTAAAGTTAATGTAGCGGATTCAATCGCTCCTAAAGATGGGATATTCCAAATTCCGTTAAGAGCATTATAAGTTCCTAAAGTGGTTGTGTTAGAGATATATATAAATCCACTAGTTAAAACCTCAGAGATGTTTAAATCTGTGAATATCGTTTGGTCAGAATTTTTAACATCTACTGTGAAGGTTATGATATCCTCTACTCTTGGTTTGATGAAATCTACTTCA is part of the Polaribacter sp. SA4-10 genome and harbors:
- a CDS encoding nuclear transport factor 2 family protein → MNSFFAPFKDAILIKILLAILMFLFSLIMNAQVNEIQKYKAPNLELHNEIIKMDSIYFAAYNNCDMKTQAHLYDEKIEFFHDKGGFANDKTALLKSLKDNICNKVTRTLINGSVEVYPIKDYGAIQIGYHKFYNKEEPNAKSKPSKFIVVWKKENKNWKMTKVISLH
- a CDS encoding head GIN domain-containing protein, yielding MKNSITKLIAILFITTIFSSCAVDMFNKVTGNRNVISQDRKATDNFTGVKISTGLDLYISQGSKNTITVEADENLHDIIITEVENGILKIYSEKGIWKAKSRKIYVTVKTLTSLKATSGSDIYGQDIIKTAEISISATSGADIRVSIDAQSIETSATSGAGIRISGIAVNHASSATSGSSIDAYELKSRNAIAKATSGADINIYASERLEAKATSGGDIDFMGNPKEINKKSNSGGSVSAK
- a CDS encoding PspC domain-containing protein gives rise to the protein MNKTININLGGFFFHIDEIAYQKLKRYLESISRSLSDDPQGKNEIIADIEARISELLSEKITDARQVVNEGDIDEIIKIMGQPEDYAGAEEPYNESSYSYKRNSTSGKKLFRDGDDKFLGGVASGIGHYFNIDVIWVRLAFIILLFSGVSPLIYIILWVLLPEAKTTAEKLQMEGEPVNIDNIEKKIREEFSNVSENVRTVANQASEKIKGGASEFSEKISQTFSKGKTKKNNGLEDFLNTIGSIILVFFKVIGKFIGIILVFVAAAVILSLIIGGFSIGSLEWLNVDGEFLQYPPFFYDSVLPKWLLTLFSFTLIGIPFLILLVLGLRILSSNVKQFTKATSLTLLGIWIVALLGLIFTGIEFGTSHANYGKSIEKSTITLSQNDTITLKMVNDDTIYYQHNLRRSSHKQEIEIGDHKKVYTNNVKVDVKKSNSDDTYFVIQKESRGKSKGKANKNAQQIEYTYEIIDNTIVLDAFFLSAYKNMWKDEEIKVTFYLPENRTVYFDNSIKNFLYHVDNKGDIYDKDMANHHFKMTDKTLKCTDCIEDDFDEDEIGKETI
- a CDS encoding PadR family transcriptional regulator, whose amino-acid sequence is MKIENTKAQMRKGVLEYCILSILKHGDAYTSEILSTLKSAEMIVVEGTIYPLLTRLKNAGLLTYRWEESTSGPPRKYYVLTENGGLFLKELDKTWGNLINSVNQVISKKPTTNE
- a CDS encoding DUF4870 domain-containing protein; protein product: MKQNNENTNAFLIHISAFAGFLFPFGNIITPLIAWQTLKDRSPFLDKQGKEAVNFNISYSLYIFILTLSVVPFFVGSIFRNFDNFDNFNHININFNSGNIFGFVGLASIAGIVGLIKIALIIIAALKAKEGENYKYPFTIKFIK
- a CDS encoding DUF4442 domain-containing protein — its product is MIFTPGKINFFNAIKLPLAFLGGVRVKSISDTEVVVSIKHRWMNQNPFNSMFWAAQGMAAEMPTGVLVMKAIKDSKSKVSMLVTHQEADFFKKATGSILFSCKGGNQIREAIQKSIKTGEGQVIVLTSEGKNKEGVVVSRFQFHWSLRVKQ
- a CDS encoding OmpA family protein, which encodes MKRNLKLMFVLLSFSFVIQSQTRIEVRAAKAYKQKNYTEAIEKYNAISTEKQLTSKQLLNLANSYYKIRDYNNAAKGYMSCISNGNTLSLRLPAYNNYLQSLKLSNSDEDSITSVINTISSILSQEVTKRYDFIKEERTKENPFSKTITSYEIKNLDINSKKSDFGVAILPDSTVMFSSSREDKSYNYIYKKIKQPFINIYKAKLKNDNSIDTLTLDKYTKSSMMHTSSPFYDSLYNRFFYTQSHKEKNKLKFKNSKSNFRIVFGFLDANKQLKKVNYYPEKTDGYSYGHPFFDKKTKRLYFTSDMPGGFGGTDIYYILMNKEGFISDPVNLGEKVNSFANEMFPSTFDNRLYFSSDLFIGKGGLDVYSSGIKNNKFEYPLRLNDSINSSADDFDYKIVPQQDQDKQKKRGYISSNRKGGKGSDDIYSFTEYKKIKQVKVSGFILQKIIDSIKIQKTSITIPKATITISKKEGKIIDTIASNKQGKYSIELPIGSDYVFKVDKKGYDGTLDTVNLTNKDDLTPVSKDFHLIKIGPITFEYDDTTITEPAKKLLKLVTDYLKKYPEDKVKLESHADARGRTAYNDTLSIKRAESVKEYLKSEKVNSDRIEIKGFGEQEIKNDCIDGVKCSDKDHKENRKTYFIFIPNDLK
- a CDS encoding type IX secretion system membrane protein PorP/SprF, with the protein product MIRKINSYSKHLLLLLLIISIHQINAQREPQYTQYINNTLTYNPAYINTQEDVTFTALGRAQWAGFEGAPNTYSFSAIFPSMNKLGVGLNIIRDEIGATRQTSFSADFAYEIQLSSTIYTSFGASAGGSFLNTNYNDGNVLNPSDPFLNNRNDFDPSLGFGVMTYAENWYVGVSIPNFLKNSYYSAQNNTLIDRANLQLFILGGYIFNLNDNLKFKPAVLARVTPNLPFVMDYSANMLINNKITIGLSYRTSKIITGMFGIKLTDSFYLGYSYDSTISGLSSSNKGSNEIMLKFTIPNKIRTIKSPRFY